The genomic DNA GATCCAACTTCATATACCATACCGTTCCGTCTTTCTTTAATAAATGAACAACTTGATCAAATACATGTATTGATTTAGCGTCTTGTAGATAGGATATCTTAATCGGTGCTGTAATTACCGTATCCAGGCCTGGTGGTTCCAGGTGCGTAGCATAATTCCCCCAGAACCAGATATTTCCATCTTGGTCTGCGGCAAGTGCGATTCCGTGAAACAAATCTAAGGCAACCGCATTTTCAATATTTAACACTTTTCCAGGGACGTCGCTATTTTCGGTAGTTCCGTTGCCTAATGTACCGAAATAGTTATACCCCCAAGCCCAGATTGTGCCGTCAGGTTCAATTACCGCATGAACCATTTCAGATGCTATTTGGTTAACAGGTTTATCTTCTTCCTCTCTTTCCGGTTCGGTGGGCAGCGTACAAGAAATTAAAACCATGCCAAAAAATAGAATTGTGACGGCAGCCACTATGATAATCATCAACCGCTTTTCCCAAAAGGAGGAAAATCTTTTTAAGGCGTTTGATAATAAGTGGCTATTTCCGACCATCTAAGCAGTCCTCCATTCTCATAGTTTCGTATAAGGGCGCCATTCCGGCGTGAAATATTTCGCTTCTCCAGTGGTGATTTGCGTTAAGCCCGTTCCGTCGATATTGATGATATAAAGATGCCCGCCATCATGGAGAGAGCCCACCATAAACACCAGCCTCGTGCCATCGGGTGACCAAGATAAAAAGTGTTCAGTTGTAGTATTGTTGGTGATTCTCTGAATATCAGAACCATCGGCGTTCATGATATAAATCTCATTTTTATTCATGCCCCCAACG from Candidatus Neomarinimicrobiota bacterium includes the following:
- a CDS encoding TolB family protein, whose protein sequence is MTYDTTFVGHGLRYSPDGQFITFVGGMNKNEIYIMNADGSDIQRITNNTTTEHFLSWSPDGTRLVFMVGSLHDGGHLYIINIDGTGLTQITTGEAKYFTPEWRPYTKL